The window GTTTGGGATCCCCAGCAACAGTGGGTACGGGCTGGAAAAATTATGAAGAGCgtaacagaaggaaagaaagctgtacatgtgtaacttctctgataATGGCaatttataaaaaggaataagCACTTACTGCTGGGGACAGAAAAACATGAAAACCCTCCATTTGGTTTAAAACTGTGAACACAGCATGttgactatagttaacactgtACTGCATATTTGTAAGATGCTAAaacagtaaatcttaaaagtgctccacaagaaaaaaaattcatcactATGTATGGTGATGGGTGTTAACGAGACTTaatgtgatcatttcacaatacatacaaatattgaatTGCTATGTGGTACACCTTAAgcatgttatatgtcaattatagttaaatatttacaaaattaaaacaaacgtGGGGGCAACTTGATGGATATAAACTAAGTGGATTGGATACAGTCATCCTTGGGAGGCTAATGATCATTTTCCTatcaaaaagttaatttttttcaaagaattttttaatttctcaaattaaaaaaattccaattatcagtgttatattagtttcaggtggatgATACCTGAATTGTACAAATTGTATGATTCCCCAATTCCATACGTTACTCAATGTTCCTCATGgcaagtgtactcttaatcctcttcacctgtttcacccatcccccactcacctctccAGCAACCTGTTTGTTTTcgatagttaagagtctgtttttcgtCTGTgagattgttttgtttcttaaattccaaacgtgtgaaatcatgtggtctttttctcttatttcacttatcattccacactctagctccatccatgttgttgcaaatggcaagatttcattatttttgctggctgagtaatattccattctagtACCTTTATACACACAGTACatcgttatccattcatctatcaagggatacttgggctgcttccataatttggctattataaagaTTCCTGTAATAATCATAGGGATACACATAAAtactttcaaattagtgtttttgtattctttgggtaaatatccaatagtgtgATTAGTAagttatatggtagttctacttttaattttttttgaggaacagacatactgttttccatattggctgcaccaatttgcattcccaccaagcgCACCAGGGCTCCTTTTTCCCCAATTCTTGCCAACAACTCGTTTCTTGTGTtgtttcagccattctgactggtatgaggtagtatcttgttatacttttgatttgcatttccctaatgatgagtgacactgagcatcttctcatgtgtctgttggccatctgtaggtctttggagaaatgtctgttcatgtcttctgcccatttttaaatcagattatttggaattttcttGGTGTTGATTTATGTaacttctttatgtattttaaataatagtcctttttcagatatgtcatgtcttctcccatttagtagattgttttttgttttgctgactgttctCTTCACTCTgcagaagattcttttttttttttttaagattttattttatttgacggtgagagagagaaatcacaagtaggcagagaggcaggcagagagagagagagggtgaagcaggttccccactgagcagagagcccgatgcggggcttgatcccaggaccctgagatcatgacctgagcagaaggcagaggcttgactatctgagtcacctaggcacccctctgtggaagctttttattttgatgtagtcctgatagtttatttttgccttgtatcccttgcctcaggagacatatctagaaaaatgttgctatagctgatgtcaaagagattcctgcctgtgctctcttttgaACTTGTgtagtttcaggtctcacgtttaggtctttagcccattttgagctcatttttgtgtatggtctcGACACATTTTTTGATTGTCTTCAAATGTAAGATGATGTTTCAGTACCTAAAATGAATACACAGTACTGACAGTAAGAGCAGCAGATAATGTCTTCGCAGGTAAATGGTAAGAATTTGGCTTCCCCACTAAGACGAAGACATGTGGGTCGTATCCAGTAATTCTCTGGAAaagagttttaagaaaattaGTTGACAAAGAAATAGCACGTGAGGTGTGCTAGTGTAGGCCAGCAGTTAGGTGCTAGATCACCTGGCCTGAAGGAGTTTGAGATAGCTGAGCTGTGGGAACACACGGCAAGGGCCCTTGTAGAATGCCGCGGCTAACCTGTTCCGCTGTGGAGCTGACGTGTGAGAGAGAGGGGTCTCTCTCCAGTAGATTACAAGCGCCCAGAAACACTGGGTTTGGAGGAGAacctctttattaaaaaatctaaCCCTGAAAACGAGATTCTGTGGTAACTAGTTGTACTTTTTAAGGCCTTCCTGGGCAACcaaacatgtatgtgtgtatcttcTGTTTCCTGTCTCCCATACCTTGAAGGATCCATACACAAGCTATGTCACCACAGACACATTTTGTCCTGCAAAAAGACACACTCTACACAAGGCAGATGAATGAGGCTTTTGACGTCATGCAAGTGCTACCTTCTTGGCTAAACGCAGACCATACTGAAATTATTACACACAGAGAATCACAGCTTTAAATgcatttaccatttttatttcGCTATGTGGAAACATACATTCACCATGGACCGTGTGATGCAGTTGACAGTGTAATGgagaatatatctttttgaagGCTATTTATAACTAAACACTAAATAGTTTAATTACAGTGGAAATTCTGTACAATTTAAGGCTTGGCTCTGAACTAGATTGTAAATATGGACCAGATTTggaaataaaacactttttttttttcaagtaaaagaagaaaaatcaacttaaaaacacaagggaaaagaaacaaagagagaaaacaatgcAACAGAAGCCCAACAGATCTTTCTGGAGTGAAATTTCATAATATTGTAAACTAAGAGAAACAggttttcttcccccaaataatGACAATTTACATATTTAGGGCTTGTTAGGGAACTCTTGGAAGCTTTCCAGGTTCGACGCAGACCAAAGCGAACAAGGAAGAAATCACATTAATATGCTAAAATCAGTACTACCTTATAAGGAATTAAATTAGATACACAAAGCAGGATTGTAAGCATTAAATATTTCCGGAGGATTGAGAGTCGTTGCTGTGTATGGGTGAGAGTAATAAAACCAGGTGAGACAAGTACAAGATTCAAGTTGTTTACTGAATAAACTCGGTTATTGGCACATCTAATCTGGAATAAACCTGACACATTAGACCTAGACAGCTTCTAGCATTTTAGGGTAATCTTCATTTGTCTGTAAACAAAAGATCTGTCGCCTAAGAAATTGCAATTTTTGTTTAGACTTTAATAATAAACTATGAAAGGCATGAATTGTTTATGTGTTACATGAGATCACGGTTTATATTGTTGGTTATGAACGTGCAGGTATAGCTGAAAACTTAGACACTTGgtggaaattaaaaatgctactcTTTTGTAATTTTATCATTGCTTCATGCAGTATCAGTTTTGTGATGCTGATTCGGATTGCTTTATTATGGGAAGATCTCTCTGCCAGTGTCTTTATTAATGGTCAAGGTCAGTTCTTCTGGATTGAAATTTTCCATGGGCAGATACAAGTCAGTTGGGTTAGAAGAGGGAACTCCATATAGGCTCTGGTTTTCCTAACGGTTTGCATGACTGGATTCATGTGCAGGCTAAATTATTCCTGTAGGAAAGAGATTTGATCAATTACTCCTTGGAAAACACCCGAGAGTCTTCCTCAGACTAAGGCCACAAACAAAATTTTCTTGCAGGTTATTACATGCACTTTTTGCCAACACACTGTAAAATTCCAGCGTAAGTCCGTGATACGCATTCTCTTACGTTAACTAGAACACCATTCAAGTGGCTGAAGCTCGCTGGAGAACCCTTTTGCTGCTGTCTTTCAAATTATATGATTAATTTGAATATCATGAgtgacttttatatttttttctttaagagagacTGTTATTCAATCTATAGTTCCTAAACCAACGTTAGAAAACTTCCTTATTTCATTTATACACATAAGCATTTAAGCGACTTTTGTCACATAACCAAGTATGTAAGTAGCTCAATGGTTGCATTCAGCATTCAGAGCCCTCTGGGGATGCTCTGGGCCTGTGAGTTCTTGCACAGCAGGTGAGTGTGAGTGTGCTTAAGAAGTCTGTGCGTACACAGAAGACGCTATCTGCTCACGATGCCAGCCAAACAGCCATTGGAAAGGCATGCACACACTTTCTAGAGAAAAGCAGGAGCACAAGACTGCAGTTTTGCCTCCTCCTGAGACATAACGCtatactaagaagaaaaaaaaaatactccaaagAACTCAGAAAATATAAGCCATCCAAAATGAAAGTGAATGTCCATGTTTCAAATTCAGAcacaaagcaaaaagagagcATAAACAGAAGCATAACCAAACACAGTCGCAGAGAAAGCTTAGAGTGAAATGGGATATTGTTGCTGTCAGAAGGAGAAAGGGGTACGCTTTATTTTCCTGGTATTTGGAACACACAAATCGTACCTTTTGGAACAAATTGGCCTTCGTTCCAATTAGGCCACATGGCAAGTAAAATCAAATCTGATTCCTGAATCGAATTTGGGTAACGAAGAACACAGGGCACGAATGAAAAGGAAACACCAGCGAGACCATGCAAGCAAAGACTGCTTCTTTCTTGATCCTCTAGCTGGCAGAATACGCAAAAAAAAGTCCACAGTGTGGAACTCCCAAATCTGAAACAAACCAGCGCCCACAATTCTGCAGCCCCTCGGTAAGCAGCCTCCCAATGCcagtgagagaagaaaggaggaggaggaggcacggGAAGGTCGGGGGGAAGCGCCCATGCTACATGCCAGCCAAGGCCACGCCTAGAGAATCAACGTCGCCTCTTACCTGAGGTCAATCCTCTCCATCTTCtggtgtgatctctgtctctttaTGGACCACTACTTTGGTCACTGACATGTCAGGGTGCTGCTCTTTGGCCTCTTTAATTGCCTGAGCCAGCGCCTATCCCCAGGAAATCACAGAAGGGCAAAGACAAAAAAGGAGGTGGAACATGCATGATCAGTAGCAAGGTGGAGACTTACGAGCTAGATCTATATACGTCATTCACAAATGAGGTACAACGATCGCAAAAGGAATCGTACATTGCGTATGGAAAAGTTAATTCAGAAGACTGTTTACACTGCACCATGGACTAGACCACCACCACTGGGAAGAGCAGGGCTGACCAGTGTCTCTCTGGTTCTCTGCCTGGGTATTTACCATCCTCACGCGCACTTACCTGGTCATGGTCAATGTCTGCATCTCCTGTGATGACTATCCGCTTCTCAATTCTCGTCTCTGAAATGCCTCCTTTCACAGTCTGCGAGGGACGGACAAGTGTTACAAATGTACCCACCAGGAGGAACAACCCTCCTTCAGTGGGGACAACGGTCAGAAGCGCTAACAGAGTTTTAACTAACGGCACTCGTTAAGAGTTGAAACAATTCTTGGGCAACTATTCAAAATCGTTAATTTCAGAAGTGTCGCTCTCAGGGAGTCCTTTGGGTGTGGCCGGCCAGGGTTTCTGGAACACCTACCATATGCCAAGGACTGCAGTTCCATGTTAAGCAAAGGGTATCAGTATGCATATTCCTAAACAAAAATGAGCAGAGAGGGGCAAATGCCCCATGAATGGAGTAGACGTGAAAGTTCTAACATAGGTATCTGGGCCTCCAGATAGTCACATCACTCTGCCTGTAGAGCCCAACTGGGAAGTAGGTCCGTGTAAATGTCTTCCTTCTGTCTGCTCCCGTCTCACTTACTTTGGTGATGTGGGTGGTGGTCGTGGTGCTGGTGGTTTCAGATGTGATCGTCTGTGCGCTCATAAGCACGCCCGGCTCCAAATCAGCGCCGGCATCGACCTAGGAAGGCGAGGAACAGACACCGCACTCGAATATTTACGTTAGGTTGGGGCATCACCATGATTCAGTCAACTCCCACCGTCACGGCGTTGTTCACTCCACCTCCGGGAGCTGTGGCTCTCGGGACAGACGACCCCGAATGTGGCCGGAATTAACCAACGTTAAAAAACCAggacttgaggggtgcctgggtggctcagtgggttaagccgctgccttcggctcaggtcatgatctcagggtcctgggatcgagccccacatcaggctctctgctcagcagggagcctgcttccgcctctctctctctgcctgcctctctgcctacttgtgatctctgtcggataaataaataaaatctttaaaacaaaaacaaaaacaaaaataccaggaCTTGAAAAATGGGAGTAGGGTCTGCTGAGCTGTTATCTTCCCTTATCTCTAGCTCAGGAAATAGGTTCCTGAGCCTTGTTCTATATTCTGAGATCTATGGAGACCTGTTCCAGTCACCTGAAGCTTCTGGGCTGGTAACAAAGTTGTAATTACTACCATTACCACACTTGATAGACACTGTTTGGTTGATGGGTCCTCTGAGTCTCACAAACTAAGTATCATGAGCTATAGTCAAATGCAGCAGCCATTAAAGGGCAAAAACAAAGACCCGGGGCTCTGGCCTTCATAGACATCTTACCTGTGATGACTCATACGTGATGGTTTTTGTTTCCGTGTGAACGACCGGCACCTCCTTGGTAGAAATTTCTAGCTTTGCACCTCCTGGTGAAACACTGCCAAAGCTGATGGTTTCTGTCTTCACAGTTGATGACTGGGCCAATGGGGAAGTAGGTAGAGCTGCGATTACAGTTTGCACGAAGACAGGATTTtggtgcaccccccccccccaccccacagcgaGTATGGATAAGCACAGGTTAGtatgaaataaatgtttacatATAACATGGGGAGGGCAAGTCAAGGCATGAGGCAGATACCAGGTCAGTCTTTCAAAAttccatagacttttttttttttttttttgttaacatggGATGTTCCAGGTAAGGGAAAGCATTTTGGAGGACATGTTGAAAAACTCTTTttatgatcccccccccccctcacctAAACTGACAGATCAAAAATCATCAATTTGCcttttatttaatgaaagaaagaagtaacaaaTACGAAGacattaacccccccccccccatagacTTCAGGAATCTCAGTTATAAAGAACAAAGTTCTGGCATTTGGTACGGCAGCAAGCATGGGTTTTGGTCCTTCTGGTGAAGTACATTgatcaaaaataaatttaccaaatttTCTACTAGTATGGCTGGCCATGCAGCCCCCGGGGTTTACTGCTAATAATTACAATGAAGGTAGGAACCATTTCCTGGAACTGCACATAATTAATCATCATTAAACATGTCTGCATGGGACCCCCAAAGATGGAAACCAGCATGGAGACCCTATTGCCATGCAAGAGGGAAATAAGAGGAGAAACAAACTGCACTTGGAAAAGGCAGAAAGTTAAACTTAGCTCCCCTTTTACGCTTAACCAAATTTCGGGGACTCACAGATCAGTTTACATCAGTGCCAAAAGGAACATCAACTGCTAGTTACCTCAAAATGAGGTTTTTGTTCCCAAGTCTCAGAAACGTGGATTGTTGTACTCTGCTGCTCCTCTGGCTCCTGGGAGGCAGTGGCGGTCTCTTCCTGTTCGAGGACAGCTTTATCGGccaccttccccttctcctccttagCCCCCTCCATCAGAGCAGAGCCCTCCTTCCCTTTTAAGCTAGAAGCGTCGGCAGATGCTGCCTGGGCTGCAGCATCCACGTCATCTCCAGCTGCGTAAGAAGCATCCCCGCTCGCATGCACATTCATCACATTTCTTTCCTCCACCAACACGGTTTCCTGCACAACCTTCTCGGTGCTAAGTGGCTCGGGGTGCTGGCTTGTTTCCGTCTCGGTCTTGCTGGTTTCCGTTTTCTGCATGGAAAAGGACTGCAGTGTCAGGGTGACCTTCCACAAACCAAAGGTCAAaccacaaaaatcaaaaccaaagcaGCCACTCACCAGGGTGCTTAAAGCCAGTGTCAAGTGCTTATGACCAGAAATGCTTACAGAAAAGATAAATTAGCTTTCATTGCTCCCACCAGGATCTCGGATGCGTGCCCCCCTGCCCTGACACTACCCCCTGCACCCCCAATCGAGCCTGTGTTGCTATGTTGGGATAGCCGCAAATGAAATAGGATGCAGATAAAatgcaatgaaaacaaaacaaaatgaaagcattGTAGCGTGTTCCCATCAGTTGTGGCAGCTTTCTGAGACCTAATGGATGatgtaaaatgcttaaaaaaattaaatgctatgTAACTTTTTCAACATGACTGCCTTTTGAATAACTGAAGTAAGTTCTAGGGATGCAACTGCAGGCACATGACAGCTATGCCAAGCAGGCACTAAAGGAAAACCACCCAAGAGAACTCGGAGGTGTTTAAGGCAAAGCCATTCGGATGCAAAACACACACCCATGCGCGCACGCACTCACACACGCACCCACACCTCCGTGCACACACCAAAAGGGCATAAAGAAAGGCAACTAGGCAGGGTCAGGAACACCAAAGAGGAAGCAATTGGCCACCTGAACCCAGCTTTGAGAAGTAGAAGTGACCCCTCCTATGAATTCTGTTGGTTTTCTTGCAGACTCTAATAAACTGAAGATTTCAGAGCCATCCATGAGCTTTTCAGCAGAAGACTGTTTAGTCTGAGTGAACAAAGAAAGGGACAGTCAAGCACAGAGACGGGAACATGGGTGGGCACATTCACATTCACAGCCGGTCAGACAAAACTgtaggggaggaaggtgggaggagggaggggggtgtcTACCATACAgattttggaaacagaaaagaatgggaaataaaATAGCAGACTGAGGTGACCATGAGCTCTTGTTTGGTAAAGCGGAGAGAGTTATTAGGATATGGGCGGTGCTGGTTTAAGCAGACCATTCTCCCTTCATTGCAAGCCCCAGCAGCGCTACCCCATCTCGGGATCAGGGAGCTGGAAATAAAACGGAAGGTGTTTTAATGCTCATACTGGATTGCGCAGTATTGATCTgaccatgaaaaaaattgaaaaagcttGGGTCGGCTGCTCTCAACATAAAGCCAAACAGCAAGTGGAACAGAAAAGTTGAGGGTGGAAGGGCGCTGCCTCAAAAAAAGTCATGCTGGAATCTGAAACGGTGGCCCAAACGAAAGGCACTGGTTACCACAACTCGGGACGTGGCCGACTCGGTAACGTAATGAGCAGTGGCCACGGTGACGGCCGGCTCCTGGGAGTATCTCCACTCAGACAGGCTCTTCCGCCTGGGACCAAAGAGCCCCACTTTCAAGACCTCGCCCTCAGGCAGCAGCTCCGTCCTGCTGAGGCGCGTGCTGTCCAGCCCCGCGTGGGGTCCCGTGTCCCGGCCCAGCATCGGGGCTTTGTGCAGCTCTTCTTCCTCGGGGCTTGGCCGCCGGGACTCGGCTTCCTGGATGGGAGCCAGGGATTCAGACAATTTCCGTTTGGGTGTGTGGACCTCAGGTCCCCTTTTGGATTTCTCATCAGGGACGGCATCCAGAACCTCGTAATCGGCCATGACTGGAATGACCTTCACAGACTCGGACACTCCTCGGTCTGTTTTCTGAAAGGCTTCCAGACTGCAGGGCTgcactcccttctccccctccttgccttttccagtcaTGGTAACGATCTTCCCAGATACTGTGTCATAGGATTTGCCCAGAGTGTATATTttctgcttgctttctcctctcaaCTGCATTTCCCGGGCCAAGTCATCGAAGCTCTGCATTTCAAGGGCACCGGATCTTAACAGATCAGTGGGGATGTCACCGCTTCTACTGCTCACGGTCACCACCTTGTAAGTCACAATCTTTCTTGAATCACCGTCAACTACCTCAGTGGGTACTTTGTCTACAATAACCCAATCCTCTGTGccctatatttgaaatataaaagcTAAATTAGAAATTCTGATGGtctcatttctaaaataagaatCCTTTAAGAAAACCAGGGCAAAAGCTACATTGCGAGGTGACCGCACGGGGCTGGTGTTAATGTCTAATGATTATGGTCGCAAAGCTCTTCTTATCTGAAATTTACAAACCCTAACCTTCAACTTGGAATACAGTCTGCATGTAGAGTTGTAATTGCAGATTTCTTTAAACGGAAGCGTACCTTGATGGTAAATGTTTGCAAGATTCTATCTGACCTTTATGCTAAGCATCTGAACATTCTACCTTTCAAGGTTAAATGGTGTTACTGAAGCTGCTGTACAAGTCATTTAGCTTGTATGGGCCCAAAAAGACCGTCTTCCAGGACATGTATAACACTGTACTTCATATCTGCTGTTTTCACAAAGAACTTGCCAGAATCCCATGAATTTCTGTGAAAACCATTTTGTTTGTAAATTCTATTTCCTCATTTAGGGGATCGAACTCACTATAGCACCTACTATCCGATAAACACTGAGGGAACCCTACTCAAGGCACAGCCAGGAAGTACTCCCACCGCTGGGGCATTGTTGGAGCCTCTTATCAATAGCTCATGGTGGTCTGTACCGTGTTCCAATCGTATTTATAAGCAAAGCTCATCATCTGAGTAGTTTCCTTGCCACTTTCCTCGGTACTTAGTTCCGATACAGCAAAAGAAGTGAAAGTTAAGAAACCTACATTTGAGAAGGCTACTAGGATGAGAACAGGCTGCAGACTACTCTAACAGATCATGAGGGGATGAGAAATCAAACCAGGGGCAAGTGAGCACCTTGATTTACATTTTAAGCTACAGCGTTTTCCACCTGCCTTATTTATCTTAGCCTAAAAACAGGAATCTTGAAGTGCGTGAGCCTTACGAACAATAATTACAGATCGGTCTACATGCTGGTGCTGGATTAAAGCAAATGAATTGAAGAATAACCTCTATGGTCGATGGGACAGTTTTCTGGAAAATGATTTGGCGAGAGGTAACCATAGAGCCCGCAGAGTCTCCTTCCTGCATTTTCTGTATCGGACTCCGCTAGTGGGAAAACCAGTAAGAGTTCAGAACTTTCAACATCAGTCAAGGTCATCTAAATTAGTATCACTCTATAGGTAAAACAGAGAGTAAAAAGCCCAATTATAATATTAGAAAGCATCATCATAATGCTTCCGTGAGCAAACACAGATATCACAGTAGAGCAAGACCCATCAAAGAATGATGGCTAATTGATAACTAAAGTAAGAAaattcctttttcccctccccagaaTCCAAGCAAATGTTGACATACCTACCTTCGTTTTAAGCGAGgtaaatgtaaaaaggaaaataaaaactacagaCATTGCAATGATAGTAAAATCTGAAGAGCAATTCTCTTCTGGGCAATTCCTTTATGTTTGTCTTTTACCTGAGACTCAAGGAATGGAGAGCTTCCTTGCtgcaaaaatataactttttcagaaatgtctctttcttctttggtcTGTTTGGATAGAGGGGGTTGGGTTGGAGAAGAGGAAGTAGACAGTTTCCAAAAAAAGGCAAGTTAGGAAGAGAGTTCTTTTACTGTGTCGTACGTATTAATAGTCATTCATCTCTTTCTGAAGAAGTGAATTATTGCTTATGAATTTGAAAAGTGGTCTGAAACCATTTCAACGCTTCATGATCACCTCCCCAAAGTAACAGGTTAGTTTCTGAAGCTCCAGTGTTTGACTCGACACGTTTCCCACTTCCGTAAACACAAAACATGTAAGAGCAAATAGAAAGCTCCTTGGCATTCACACAGTGTCCAGGCCAGTCATGTGCAAAGCCGTAGACATGAGGAGTAGAAGAAaatgtgaagattaaaaaaaaaaaaaaaattaagtgagataaaaACCCCTCCCTCCTACATCTGACAAACACTTGACTGAGTTCCCCACCGAAGTGCAGGCTTCATCTCCCAGGCAAGGAGATGCACacgggccactgccttcagctacTAGCTTGAGGAAACCCAGTCAGACCTCTATCTATTCCTCTCTTATTCCACAAAGTACACTCAGAATTTATAGCTTTATTTGAACTTTTATAAGATGGCGAGTAACTTTAAAAAGTCAACTTCAAAATATCTTTGTGAAAAATTAAGTACTCAAAGTCATGCTTTCACACGGAACATTAAGAAATGTTGAAAAGTAAATACGCTGTGTTAGCAACTAGCTTCTCCCTTTTATCTACTTTTTATTACTTCCTTTAGTAGTAAGTAGGAATAATTCAAGTGGCAATATACTCGCTGCTGAGTCGATCTCTGTGCATAGCGTCAGGCTCCATGGAGTACTGAATGAAAGGGTATTTAGGATGAGTAATCTAAAAAATCCTAACAGAAAGCCCAAAAAGTTTCCAGGAGGAcggagcttttaaaataaatcttattgtAAACAATACAATTTAATGAGAGTTATTTACTATTCCTATGTGTACAAACTTATCGGTATTCCCTTTAATAGTCTGCTTACAGACGTTTGTAAGGGGACATCTGGAGTATTCTCCTGAAGAACCCACAGGCAAATTTTGATAGCATTGTTCTCCTGTGCCCCTTTTTTTGATGAAGAGAAAGTAAGATATTTCTGAGGGGGAAATACCTTTTGGAGAAAGGTATTGGAAAAAGACAAAATGCACCACGTGGAATCATTAAATAcggatttttgtcttgttttgtttgtttgactttcAATTGTAGTCTCTTTCTCACAGAGAAATaagaaacaggaaggaaaggTCAAGATTATAGGTACTTTTCAGAATACCACTGCCAGGCCTATAATTAAAATCACTGAGCTAAATATTATCCCTAAGATGAAagcctaaaataataataataataataatagcaggaAAACGTGGTTTTTAGCACATCCTGTTATCTGACATCAACTAATTTCAAAACTGTTTGTCTATAATGAAAGTATCAACACTGTCTGCATCCGAACTGTGTACGCCCGCTGAGAGAAAAGCGTAACATAAGGGACAGATCTTAAAATCCTATAGATGGTCAACCTCAATTCAGTTTGTTCAACTCACGGAGATGCTGATAAAGGCTGATAACTGAAATGTTTACGTTTATCACGGGTTAGAAGAGTTAGCTATATGCCCTACACATTTTTAATTCAACACTCATCAGATTATCGTAATTGGGAAGCAAGGCCCTTATACTGGCATGCAGATTGTACAGAGGTACAAGACTCACTGCCAGAGGATTAGGGATTTGTGCAGAGCCTTGACCCTTG is drawn from Mustela lutreola isolate mMusLut2 chromosome 11, mMusLut2.pri, whole genome shotgun sequence and contains these coding sequences:
- the EPB41L3 gene encoding band 4.1-like protein 3 isoform X11 → MTTESGSDSESKPEQEAEPQEAAGAQGHAGAPQGPGPEPSGEEQHQALEQFQAAAHSTPVRKEVTDKEREFAAGAAKQLEYQQLEDDKLSQKSSSSKLSRSPLKIVKKPKSMQCKVILLDGSEYTCDVEKRSRGQVLFDKVCEHLNLLEKDYFGLTYRDAENQKNWLDPAKEIKKQIRSGAWHFSFNVKFYPPDPAQLSEDITRYYLCLQLRDDIVSGRLPCSFVTLALLGSYTVQSELGDYDPDECGNDYISEFRFAPNHTKELEDKVIELHKSHRGMTPAEAEMHFLENAKKLSMYGVDLHHAKDSEGVEIMLGVCASGLLIYRDRLRINRFAWPKVLKISYKRNNFYIKIRPGEFEQFESTIGFKLPNHRAAKRLWKVCVEHHTFFRLLLPEAPPKKFLTLGSKFRYSGRTQAQTRRASALIDRPAPYFERSSSKRYTMSRSLDGASVNENHEIYMKDSVSAAEVGTGQYATTKGISQTNLITTVTPEKKTEEERDEEEDRRKKAEEVTPVVAVRHEGKELDKTQDDLMKHQTNISELKRTFLETSTDTAITNEWEKRLSTSPVRLAARQEDAPMIEPLVPEETKEERDISEKVIFLQQGSSPFLESQRSPIQKMQEGDSAGSMVTSRQIIFQKTVPSTIEGTEDWVIVDKVPTEVVDGDSRKIVTYKVVTVSSRSGDIPTDLLRSGALEMQSFDDLAREMQLRGESKQKIYTLGKSYDTVSGKIVTMTGKGKEGEKGVQPCSLEAFQKTDRGVSESVKVIPVMADYEVLDAVPDEKSKRGPEVHTPKRKLSESLAPIQEAESRRPSPEEEELHKAPMLGRDTGPHAGLDSTRLSRTELLPEGEVLKVGLFGPRRKSLSEWRYSQEPAVTVATAHYVTESATSRVVTKQSSAEKLMDGSEIFSLLESARKPTEFIGGVTSTSQSWVQKTETSKTETETSQHPEPLSTEKVVQETVLVEERNVMNVHASGDASYAAGDDVDAAAQAASADASSLKGKEGSALMEGAKEEKGKVADKAVLEQEETATASQEPEEQQSTTIHVSETWEQKPHFESSTVKTETISFGSVSPGGAKLEISTKEVPVVHTETKTITYESSQVDAGADLEPGVLMSAQTITSETTSTTTTTHITKTVKGGISETRIEKRIVITGDADIDHDQALAQAIKEAKEQHPDMSVTKVVVHKETEITPEDGED
- the EPB41L3 gene encoding band 4.1-like protein 3 isoform X8 — encoded protein: MTTESGSDSESKPEQEAEPQEAAGAQGHAGAPQGPGPEPSGEEQHQALEQFQAAAHSTPVRKEVTDKEREFAAGAAKQLEYQQLEDDKLSQKSSSSKLSRSPLKIVKKPKSMQCKVILLDGSEYTCDVEKRSRGQVLFDKVCEHLNLLEKDYFGLTYRDAENQKNWLDPAKEIKKQIRSGAWHFSFNVKFYPPDPAQLSEDITRYYLCLQLRDDIVSGRLPCSFVTLALLGSYTVQSELGDYDPDECGNDYISEFRFAPNHTKELEDKVIELHKSHRGMTPAEAEMHFLENAKKLSMYGVDLHHAKDSEGVEIMLGVCASGLLIYRDRLRINRFAWPKVLKISYKRNNFYIKIRPGEFEQFESTIGFKLPNHRAAKRLWKVCVEHHTFFRLLLPEAPPKKFLTLGSKFRYSGRTQAQTRRASALIDRPAPYFERSSSKRYTMSRSLDGASVNENHEIYMKDSVSAAEVGTGQYATTKGISQTNLITTVTPEKKTEEERDEEEDRRKKAEEVTPVVAVRHEGKTDSERTDTAADGETTATEELDKTQDDLMKHQTNISELKRTFLETSTDTAITNEWEKRLSTSPVRLAARQEDAPMIEPLVPEETKEERDISEKVIFLQQGSSPFLESQRSPIQKMQEGDSAGSMVTSRQIIFQKTVPSTIEGTEDWVIVDKVPTEVVDGDSRKIVTYKVVTVSSRSGDIPTDLLRSGALEMQSFDDLAREMQLRGESKQKIYTLGKSYDTVSGKIVTMTGKGKEGEKGVQPCSLEAFQKTDRGVSESVKVIPVMADYEVLDAVPDEKSKRGPEVHTPKRKLSESLAPIQEAESRRPSPEEEELHKAPMLGRDTGPHAGLDSTRLSRTELLPEGEVLKVGLFGPRRKSLSEWRYSQEPAVTVATAHYVTESATSRVVTKQSSAEKLMDGSEIFSLLESARKPTEFIGGVTSTSQSWVQKTETSKTETETSQHPEPLSTEKVVQETVLVEERNVMNVHASGDASYAAGDDVDAAAQAASADASSLKGKEGSALMEGAKEEKGKVADKAVLEQEETATASQEPEEQQSTTIHVSETWEQKPHFESSTVKTETISFGSVSPGGAKLEISTKEVPVVHTETKTITYESSQVDAGADLEPGVLMSAQTITSETTSTTTTTHITKTVKGGISETRIEKRIVITGDADIDHDQALAQAIKEAKEQHPDMSVTKVVVHKETEITPEDGED